The Amycolatopsis sp. DG1A-15b genome window below encodes:
- a CDS encoding alpha/beta hydrolase has translation MNVTSADGTSICFEQRGDGPPVILVGGAFNDRTTVAALADVLASDFTTIAYDRRGRGDSGDSAEYAMEREIEDIAALIAQVGGTASVFGHSSGAVLALEAAAAGLPIDRVVAYEPPYATDEHPRADVVAEVRAQLAAGDRDGAVATFLKVAGTPDEMIEGMKQAPVWAWFTALAHTLPYDLTICGPDTHPRTENLARIKVPTLVIGGGASDEALQSGARAAAAAVPGARHETLAGQDHGVLQFPETLKPLLTDFLKRT, from the coding sequence ATGAACGTCACATCGGCCGACGGCACGTCGATCTGCTTCGAGCAGCGCGGAGACGGCCCGCCGGTGATCCTGGTCGGCGGCGCGTTCAACGACCGCACGACCGTGGCGGCGCTGGCCGACGTGCTGGCGTCCGACTTCACGACGATCGCCTACGACCGCCGCGGGCGCGGTGACTCCGGCGACTCGGCCGAGTACGCGATGGAGCGTGAGATCGAGGACATCGCCGCGCTGATCGCCCAGGTGGGCGGAACGGCGTCGGTGTTCGGGCACTCGTCGGGCGCGGTCCTGGCCCTGGAGGCGGCCGCGGCGGGTCTCCCGATCGATCGCGTGGTGGCCTACGAACCGCCGTACGCGACGGACGAGCACCCGCGGGCCGACGTCGTGGCCGAGGTGCGCGCCCAGCTCGCGGCGGGGGACCGGGACGGCGCGGTGGCGACGTTCCTGAAGGTCGCCGGCACGCCGGACGAGATGATCGAGGGGATGAAGCAGGCCCCGGTGTGGGCGTGGTTCACGGCGCTGGCGCACACGCTGCCGTACGACCTGACGATCTGCGGCCCGGACACCCACCCGCGCACGGAGAACCTGGCCCGCATCAAGGTGCCGACGCTGGTGATCGGCGGCGGCGCGAGCGACGAGGCACTCCAGTCGGGTGCCCGCGCGGCGGCCGCGGCGGTGCCGGGCGCTCGTCACGAGACCTTGGCCGGGCAGGACCACGGGGTGCTGCAGTTCCCGGAGACCTTGAAGCCGTTGCTGACGGACTTCCTCAAGCGGACATGA
- the rpmB gene encoding 50S ribosomal protein L28: MAAVCDVCGKGPGFGKSVSHSHRRTNRRWNPNIQTVHAKVGVSQRKRLNVCTSCIKAGKVVRG, encoded by the coding sequence GTGGCTGCCGTGTGCGACGTCTGTGGCAAGGGACCCGGCTTCGGCAAGTCGGTCTCGCACTCCCACCGCCGTACCAACCGCCGGTGGAACCCGAACATCCAGACCGTGCACGCCAAGGTGGGTGTGTCCCAGCGCAAGCGCCTGAACGTGTGCACCTCGTGCATCAAGGCGGGCAAGGTCGTTCGCGGCTGA
- a CDS encoding DAK2 domain-containing protein produces MRVLDAAAVSAWAAGCVRSLASLRPAIDEINVYPVADSDTGSNMLFTMTGAARALSEATPGDAAEALKVLARGAVASAKGNSGVILSQVVRGLADRAEGDLDGPWLAAALGHADEVATGAVSRPVAGTILTVLHAVALAVRGDTSSLAEIAAKAAKEAAHALEKTPEQLPALARAGVVDAGARGLVAVLDALVGVLTGAPIEQEHPLEVHAIAHAETYAWEVMYLLDGVDEASLPTLRKELSGLGDSVTVAGDGSGSHAVHVHCADIGAAIEAGLALGRPRKIRVEPLLTATPIEPGGGIDRTVVAVVHGGALAELLRAESIPVLAVPEGGTPSVEDMMGLLNEAPGQQVTVLPGSAALTAAADAAAGHAMAADRDVVVIPCASPVQVLAALAVHDAGRRTNDDVVAMAEAAAATRRGELRIAQEESLTWVGRAQSGDVVGLVDDEVVLIEPAPASETNLVAAAMKVLNRMLALGGELVTVLSGAAAPPGVAEELAEQLRVEHPEVELAGYASGQADAVLLMGVE; encoded by the coding sequence GTGCGGGTGCTGGACGCGGCGGCGGTGTCGGCTTGGGCTGCGGGTTGTGTGCGCAGCCTGGCGAGCCTGCGGCCGGCCATCGACGAGATCAACGTCTACCCCGTCGCCGATTCCGACACCGGTTCCAACATGCTCTTCACGATGACCGGCGCGGCCCGGGCACTCTCCGAAGCAACCCCGGGTGACGCCGCCGAAGCGCTGAAGGTCCTCGCGCGGGGCGCGGTCGCCTCCGCCAAGGGCAACTCCGGCGTGATCCTTTCCCAGGTCGTGCGCGGGCTCGCCGATCGCGCCGAAGGCGACCTGGACGGCCCGTGGCTGGCCGCGGCCCTCGGGCACGCCGACGAGGTCGCCACCGGCGCCGTCAGCCGCCCGGTCGCCGGGACGATCTTGACCGTCCTGCACGCCGTCGCCCTCGCCGTCCGCGGTGACACGAGCTCTCTGGCCGAAATCGCCGCAAAAGCCGCGAAAGAGGCCGCGCACGCCCTCGAGAAGACGCCCGAGCAGCTGCCCGCGCTGGCCAGGGCCGGGGTCGTCGACGCCGGGGCACGCGGTCTCGTCGCCGTGCTCGACGCGCTGGTCGGCGTGCTCACCGGCGCCCCGATCGAGCAGGAACACCCCCTCGAAGTGCACGCGATCGCGCACGCCGAGACCTACGCCTGGGAGGTCATGTACCTCCTCGACGGCGTCGACGAGGCGAGCCTGCCGACCCTGCGCAAGGAACTGAGCGGCCTCGGCGACAGCGTCACGGTGGCCGGCGACGGCTCGGGCAGCCACGCCGTGCACGTCCACTGCGCCGACATCGGCGCCGCCATCGAGGCCGGGCTCGCGCTCGGGCGCCCGCGCAAGATCCGGGTCGAGCCGCTGCTCACGGCGACGCCGATCGAACCCGGCGGCGGGATCGACCGCACGGTCGTCGCCGTCGTCCACGGCGGCGCGCTGGCCGAGCTGCTGCGCGCCGAAAGCATCCCGGTGCTGGCCGTGCCCGAAGGCGGCACGCCGAGCGTCGAGGACATGATGGGCCTGCTCAACGAGGCTCCCGGGCAGCAGGTGACCGTGCTGCCGGGCAGCGCCGCCCTCACCGCCGCCGCCGACGCCGCGGCCGGGCACGCGATGGCCGCCGACCGGGACGTCGTGGTCATCCCGTGCGCGTCGCCGGTGCAGGTGCTGGCCGCCCTCGCCGTGCACGACGCCGGGCGCCGCACCAACGACGACGTCGTCGCGATGGCCGAAGCGGCCGCCGCGACCAGGCGTGGCGAACTGCGGATCGCGCAGGAGGAGTCGCTAACCTGGGTGGGCCGGGCCCAGTCCGGCGATGTCGTCGGCCTGGTCGACGACGAGGTGGTGCTGATCGAACCCGCGCCCGCGTCCGAGACGAACCTGGTCGCGGCCGCGATGAAGGTGCTGAACCGGATGCTCGCGCTCGGCGGGGAGCTGGTGACGGTGCTGAGCGGGGCGGCGGCCCCGCCGGGGGTCGCCGAGGAGCTCGCGGAGCAGCTGCGGGTGGAGCACCCGGAGGTGGAATTGGCCGGCTACGCCAGCGGCCAGGCGGACGCCGTGCTGCTGATGGGAGTCGAATAG
- the recG gene encoding ATP-dependent DNA helicase RecG gives MAGLRDKLPLLLGAKTAKALATSLDIETVSDLLRHYPRRYAERGELTDIHGLELGEHATVLARIEKVSKRRMKARNGTILDMVITDGKRRLTCAFFNQAWREKDLVPGKTGLFAGKVSAFRDTLQLTNPEYELFDAENEAEAMDNFLAAIIPVYPAAQGMPTWSIAKCVRQVLDVLEVDDDPMPAELRRLHRLADLDNALRGIHRPENWAHLEASKKRLKWDEAMAVQLIFAQRRHSAISRPAKANPHVSGGLMDAFDKRLPFDLTAGQRGIGDEIAADLASEHPMNRLLQGEVGSGKTVVALRAMLQVVDNGRQAAMLAPTEVLAAQHARSLREMLGDLGQAGELGAAENATRVTLLTGSMGAKERKKSLLEIVSGEAGIVVGTHALIQDHVEFADLGLAVVDEQHRFGVEQRDALRTRGAGDTSPHVLVMTATPIPRTVAMTVYGDLEVSALREMPVGRSPIATTVVPVAEKPAWFERIWQRVREEVGKGHQAYVVCPRIGDEPPSDKSDKRPPLAVLEVAPELEHGPLQGLKIGVLHGRMPPDDKDAVMRAFSAGDLDVLVATTVIEVGVNVPNATAMVIMDADRFGVSQLHQLRGRVGRGSVPGLCLLVTETLDGTATRERLAAVESTTDGFELSRLDLELRREGDILGAAQSGKRSTLKLLSLLRDEDVIAASRALAQELVTQDPELTKYRGLAQMVADVVDVERAEYLEKS, from the coding sequence ATGGCCGGACTGCGCGACAAGCTGCCGTTGCTGCTGGGTGCCAAGACGGCGAAGGCGCTCGCCACGTCGTTGGACATCGAGACGGTCAGCGACCTGCTGCGCCACTACCCGCGCCGCTACGCCGAGCGCGGCGAGCTCACCGACATCCACGGTCTCGAGCTCGGCGAGCACGCCACCGTGCTGGCGCGCATCGAAAAGGTGAGCAAGCGGCGGATGAAAGCCCGCAACGGGACCATCCTCGACATGGTGATCACCGACGGGAAACGGCGGCTGACCTGTGCGTTCTTCAACCAGGCCTGGCGCGAGAAGGACCTCGTCCCCGGCAAGACCGGCCTGTTCGCCGGCAAGGTGTCCGCCTTCCGCGACACCCTGCAGCTGACCAACCCCGAGTACGAGCTGTTCGACGCCGAGAACGAAGCCGAGGCGATGGACAACTTCCTCGCCGCGATCATCCCGGTGTACCCGGCGGCGCAGGGCATGCCGACCTGGTCGATCGCCAAGTGCGTGCGCCAGGTCCTCGACGTCCTCGAGGTCGACGACGACCCGATGCCCGCCGAACTGCGGCGCCTGCACCGCCTGGCCGACCTCGACAACGCGCTGCGCGGCATCCACCGCCCGGAGAACTGGGCGCACCTGGAGGCGTCGAAGAAGCGGCTCAAGTGGGACGAAGCCATGGCCGTGCAGCTGATTTTCGCGCAGCGGCGCCACTCGGCGATCTCGCGTCCGGCGAAGGCCAACCCGCACGTCAGCGGCGGGCTCATGGACGCCTTCGACAAGCGGCTGCCTTTCGACCTCACCGCCGGCCAGCGGGGGATCGGCGACGAGATCGCCGCGGACCTGGCCTCGGAGCACCCGATGAACCGGCTGCTGCAGGGCGAGGTCGGCTCGGGCAAGACGGTCGTCGCGCTGCGGGCGATGCTGCAGGTCGTCGACAACGGGCGGCAGGCCGCGATGCTGGCGCCGACCGAAGTCCTCGCCGCGCAGCACGCGCGGTCGCTGCGGGAGATGCTCGGCGACCTCGGCCAGGCGGGCGAGCTGGGTGCGGCGGAGAACGCCACCCGCGTGACGCTGCTCACCGGGTCGATGGGCGCGAAAGAGCGCAAGAAGTCGTTGCTGGAGATCGTCAGCGGGGAAGCCGGCATCGTCGTCGGCACGCACGCGCTGATCCAGGACCACGTCGAGTTCGCCGATCTCGGCCTCGCCGTCGTCGACGAACAGCACCGCTTCGGCGTCGAGCAGCGGGACGCGCTGCGCACCCGAGGCGCCGGCGACACCAGCCCGCACGTGCTCGTCATGACCGCGACGCCGATCCCGCGTACGGTCGCGATGACCGTCTACGGCGACCTGGAGGTGTCCGCGCTGCGCGAGATGCCGGTCGGGCGGTCGCCGATCGCCACCACGGTCGTGCCGGTCGCCGAGAAACCCGCCTGGTTCGAGCGGATCTGGCAGCGCGTGCGCGAAGAGGTCGGCAAGGGGCACCAGGCGTACGTCGTGTGCCCGCGGATCGGTGACGAGCCGCCGTCGGACAAGAGCGACAAGCGGCCGCCGCTCGCGGTCCTCGAGGTCGCGCCCGAGCTGGAACACGGCCCGCTGCAGGGCCTGAAGATCGGCGTGCTGCACGGCCGGATGCCGCCCGACGACAAGGACGCCGTGATGCGGGCGTTCTCCGCCGGGGACCTCGACGTCCTGGTGGCCACCACGGTGATCGAGGTCGGCGTGAACGTGCCGAACGCGACCGCGATGGTGATCATGGACGCCGACCGGTTCGGCGTCAGCCAGCTGCACCAGCTGCGCGGCCGCGTCGGCCGGGGCAGCGTGCCGGGGCTGTGCCTGCTGGTCACCGAAACCCTCGACGGCACGGCGACGCGCGAGCGGCTGGCGGCGGTCGAGTCCACGACGGACGGCTTCGAGCTGTCGCGCCTCGACCTCGAACTGCGCCGCGAAGGCGACATCCTCGGTGCCGCGCAGTCCGGGAAGCGGTCCACGCTCAAGCTGCTTTCGCTGCTGCGGGACGAGGACGTGATCGCCGCGTCCCGCGCCCTGGCGCAGGAGCTCGTCACGCAGGACCCGGAGCTGACGAAGTACCGCGGCCTGGCGCAGATGGTCGCCGACGTCGTCGACGTCGAGCGCGCGGAGTACCTGGAGAAGAGCTGA
- a CDS encoding GNAT family N-acetyltransferase: MSAVRAASVADAPAIGEVHVRSWQAAYAGLIPDGFLARLSAESRAASWARRIADGNGQVLVVEEDGVVAGFAAFGPSQLYALYLLPEFWGRGLGRVLHDRVVEELSGDSAVLWVLATNERAKAFYVRQGWVDDGARQTETIDDGRVTLEEMRYRRRLP; encoded by the coding sequence CTGAGCGCCGTCCGCGCCGCCTCGGTGGCCGACGCCCCGGCGATCGGCGAGGTCCACGTGCGGTCCTGGCAGGCGGCGTACGCGGGCCTGATCCCGGACGGCTTCCTCGCGCGCCTCTCGGCCGAGTCGCGGGCGGCGTCCTGGGCCCGGCGCATCGCCGACGGCAACGGGCAGGTGCTGGTCGTCGAGGAAGACGGGGTCGTCGCGGGCTTCGCCGCGTTCGGGCCTTCGCAGCTGTACGCGCTCTACCTGTTACCCGAGTTCTGGGGCCGGGGGCTCGGCCGGGTGCTGCACGACCGGGTCGTCGAAGAGCTCTCCGGCGACAGCGCCGTCCTGTGGGTGCTCGCGACGAACGAGCGGGCGAAGGCCTTCTACGTCCGGCAGGGCTGGGTGGACGACGGTGCCCGCCAGACCGAGACGATCGACGACGGGCGCGTCACCCTGGAGGAGATGCGGTACCGCCGCCGGTTGCCGTGA
- a CDS encoding TetR/AcrR family transcriptional regulator, translating to MATEISGTKRPGGRTERTRLAALDATLELLGERGYAELTVEAVADRSGVHKTTLYRRWESAEGLVAAALLMGAEQEWAVPDTGSLEGDLRAINLELVRYFTTPGERELPTASISAAFLSPRAADALREFYVDRHARSAAAVARAIERGEVPPGTDPVEAVRVACGPIFYRLFVSREGVTPADAGVAAAAAATAAKAGVFTATGGGTASPPG from the coding sequence TTGGCAACGGAGATTTCCGGGACGAAGCGCCCGGGCGGCCGCACCGAGCGGACCCGCCTCGCCGCGCTCGACGCCACCCTCGAGCTGCTCGGCGAACGCGGGTACGCGGAGCTGACCGTCGAGGCGGTCGCCGACCGCTCCGGCGTGCACAAGACGACGCTGTACCGCCGCTGGGAGTCCGCCGAAGGCCTGGTCGCGGCGGCGCTGCTGATGGGCGCCGAGCAGGAGTGGGCGGTGCCGGACACCGGTTCCCTCGAAGGCGACCTGCGCGCGATCAACCTGGAGCTCGTGCGCTACTTCACCACCCCGGGTGAGCGCGAGCTGCCCACGGCGTCGATCTCGGCGGCGTTCCTCTCCCCGCGCGCGGCCGACGCCCTGCGCGAGTTCTACGTCGACCGCCACGCCCGTTCGGCGGCCGCCGTGGCCCGGGCGATCGAGCGCGGCGAAGTGCCGCCCGGCACCGATCCGGTGGAGGCGGTGCGGGTGGCCTGCGGGCCGATCTTCTACCGGCTGTTCGTGTCCCGGGAAGGCGTGACACCGGCGGACGCGGGAGTCGCCGCCGCCGCGGCCGCCACGGCCGCGAAAGCCGGCGTGTTCACGGCAACCGGCGGCGGTACCGCATCTCCTCCAGGGTGA
- a CDS encoding erythromycin esterase family protein, with amino-acid sequence MTGTVAVAEIADLIGDAEVVAIGENNHHIREFGVLRDRLLRHLVTERGFTVLGFEGGFAEGHLVDAWLRGGPGEVADVARDGFTFGLGDSAEMHEMLTWLRGRGVRFAGLDVPSSAGSPVPALQALRAEVRRVDPANVSLADNALSACEPYASVSSAVAPGRYAAMNPEARAAATRALIVLKRHVESLGCDPVAAHHAEGALRVDLYLRELHALMAGQAPEPQSSSRDRYMAATVRLLRRLHPGEKIVLMLHNGHLQRIPFSPMPGMTAPSAGTHLAAELGDKYFALALTAVSGTTTGLAPDPAFPLGFRMFEQALGEPAEGSVEAVLADRAPCVVAHPAATAIRHAHMTPSVDVAAAWDAVVCLEKQETIFGGTAG; translated from the coding sequence ATGACAGGAACCGTCGCCGTTGCCGAAATCGCCGACCTGATCGGCGACGCCGAAGTCGTCGCCATCGGCGAGAACAACCATCACATCCGCGAGTTCGGCGTGCTGCGCGACCGCCTCCTGCGCCACCTCGTCACCGAGCGCGGGTTCACGGTGCTCGGGTTCGAGGGCGGCTTCGCGGAGGGGCACCTGGTCGACGCGTGGCTGCGGGGCGGCCCGGGCGAGGTCGCCGACGTCGCCCGCGACGGCTTCACCTTCGGCCTCGGCGACTCGGCGGAGATGCACGAGATGCTGACCTGGCTGCGCGGCCGCGGCGTCCGGTTCGCCGGGCTCGACGTGCCGAGTTCGGCGGGGTCGCCGGTGCCCGCGCTCCAGGCGCTGCGCGCGGAAGTCCGGCGCGTGGATCCGGCCAACGTGTCCCTTGCGGACAACGCGCTTTCCGCGTGTGAGCCGTATGCGTCGGTGAGCAGCGCGGTCGCGCCCGGCCGTTATGCGGCGATGAACCCCGAAGCGCGGGCCGCGGCGACGAGGGCGTTGATCGTCCTGAAACGACATGTGGAGTCCCTCGGTTGCGATCCGGTCGCCGCACACCACGCGGAGGGCGCGCTGCGCGTCGACCTGTACCTCCGGGAGCTGCACGCGCTGATGGCGGGCCAGGCGCCCGAGCCGCAGAGCTCGTCGCGGGACAGGTACATGGCGGCCACCGTCCGGCTGCTGCGGCGGCTGCACCCGGGCGAGAAGATCGTGCTGATGCTCCACAACGGACACCTCCAGCGGATCCCGTTCTCGCCGATGCCGGGCATGACGGCGCCGTCGGCCGGCACGCACCTGGCCGCGGAGCTGGGGGACAAGTACTTCGCGCTCGCGCTCACCGCCGTCTCGGGGACGACGACCGGGCTGGCACCCGACCCGGCTTTCCCGCTGGGGTTCCGGATGTTCGAGCAGGCCCTCGGGGAGCCGGCGGAAGGCAGCGTCGAGGCGGTCCTCGCGGATCGGGCGCCGTGCGTGGTCGCGCACCCCGCGGCGACGGCCATCCGGCACGCGCACATGACACCGTCGGTGGACGTCGCGGCCGCGTGGGACGCCGTCGTCTGCCTGGAGAAGCAGGAAACCATTTTCGGGGGCACCGCCGGGTAG
- a CDS encoding caspase family protein, with protein MAGRRRALIVANGEYDNAGLQRLGSPAADADALAGVLADRAISDFDVSVVRNETAHVVQAEIEDLCLEGRPDDVLLLHFSCHGLKDDAGGLYFAARNTRPDRLRSTAVSAEFVQQCIRQSRSRSIVLLLDCCYGGAYGQGVAVRASGDANVLDSFRGGRGRAVITASNSIEYAFEGATLASDEPAEPSVFTSALVEGLRTGEADRDEDGWIALGELYEYLFDRVRERNPKQTPSRDIEMQGELYLAKSRRRRIKPSRVPPDLAAAIGAENPFTRLGAVAELRRRLSSSNLPVAMGAFEALRVMVSTDIEHVAAAASDALSFAVVRVDVPSVRLTAPAGARASASLRVSGPPVAREVRFEASHPWIAVAEVSGGAQLSVTAGESGTRQGKVVVSGPTGDVVVAVEIEALPVAEPEPEAVVAEVEPEAVAREPEAVVAEAEPEQTAPEPAVEPHPAVGAAPQPAVGAVSDPAAAAEPEPAVGAAPDPAAAAAPGSVAAEQTGRPAADSGPEPAVAAVAQPAAAAPVPVARPSTEPAGAMDPVGGFAGVVAIAGAVFAVAGLPLNYRYDYSLTQYRPGMESAVLIVAACALVAGILTLTPRTRTSTGPALLFGTGLAALFGLLRFLGEAIALSQTGDAELKTGYTFELLAHIAWVVAGASALAALRRNPAVALGAGPVRGRPAWAAIGLGATAASGWIVQLVDLNTYDASDAGRATAYFLLGALLAVSVPVVAMALRPSPVGCAVLATGTAGLLGVLAPTFASVVEASSLALGGQLIAVGALVLLAADTVVLTVRARNQPNGRQS; from the coding sequence ATGGCCGGGCGGAGGCGGGCGCTGATCGTCGCCAACGGCGAGTACGACAACGCGGGGCTGCAGCGGCTGGGTTCCCCCGCGGCGGACGCCGACGCCCTGGCCGGGGTGCTCGCCGACCGGGCGATCAGCGACTTCGACGTCTCCGTCGTGCGGAACGAGACCGCGCACGTGGTGCAGGCCGAGATCGAGGACCTCTGTCTCGAGGGCAGGCCCGACGACGTCCTCCTGCTGCACTTCTCGTGCCACGGGTTGAAGGACGACGCGGGTGGGCTGTACTTCGCCGCCCGCAACACCCGCCCCGACCGCCTGCGGTCGACGGCGGTGTCCGCGGAGTTCGTGCAGCAGTGCATCCGGCAGAGCCGCTCGCGCAGCATCGTCCTGCTGCTGGACTGCTGCTACGGCGGCGCGTACGGGCAGGGGGTGGCGGTCCGGGCTTCGGGCGACGCGAACGTGCTCGACAGCTTCCGCGGCGGCCGGGGGCGGGCGGTCATCACGGCGTCGAACTCGATCGAGTACGCGTTCGAGGGCGCGACGCTGGCCTCGGACGAGCCGGCCGAGCCGTCGGTGTTCACCTCGGCGCTGGTCGAGGGCCTGCGCACGGGCGAGGCGGACCGCGACGAGGACGGCTGGATCGCCCTGGGCGAGCTGTACGAGTACTTGTTCGACCGGGTCCGCGAGCGCAACCCGAAGCAGACGCCGAGCCGCGACATCGAGATGCAGGGCGAGCTGTACCTGGCGAAGAGCCGCCGGCGGCGCATCAAGCCGTCCCGGGTCCCGCCCGATCTGGCGGCGGCGATCGGGGCGGAGAACCCGTTCACCAGGCTGGGCGCGGTGGCGGAGCTGCGGCGCCGCTTGTCGAGCTCGAACCTGCCGGTGGCGATGGGGGCGTTCGAGGCGCTCCGGGTGATGGTTTCGACGGACATCGAGCACGTGGCGGCGGCGGCTTCGGACGCGTTGTCGTTCGCGGTGGTGCGGGTGGACGTGCCGTCGGTGCGGTTGACGGCTCCGGCGGGTGCTCGGGCATCGGCTTCGTTGCGGGTTTCGGGGCCGCCGGTGGCGCGGGAGGTGCGGTTCGAGGCTTCGCACCCGTGGATCGCGGTGGCGGAGGTTTCGGGTGGGGCGCAGCTGTCGGTCACGGCGGGGGAGTCCGGGACGCGGCAGGGGAAGGTCGTGGTGAGTGGGCCGACCGGGGATGTGGTCGTCGCGGTGGAGATCGAGGCCCTGCCGGTCGCGGAGCCGGAGCCGGAAGCGGTGGTCGCGGAGGTCGAGCCGGAAGCGGTGGCTCGGGAACCGGAAGCGGTAGTGGCGGAGGCTGAGCCGGAACAGACGGCCCCGGAGCCGGCGGTCGAGCCCCACCCCGCAGTGGGCGCTGCGCCCCAGCCCGCAGTGGGAGCTGTGTCCGATCCCGCAGCGGCGGCCGAGCCTGAGCCCGCAGTGGGAGCTGCGCCCGATCCCGCAGCGGCGGCTGCGCCCGGCTCGGTGGCCGCCGAGCAGACCGGGCGGCCCGCGGCGGATTCCGGGCCCGAGCCGGCCGTCGCGGCTGTAGCGCAGCCTGCGGCGGCTGCCCCGGTACCCGTCGCCCGGCCGTCCACGGAACCGGCCGGGGCGATGGATCCGGTCGGCGGGTTCGCCGGGGTCGTCGCGATCGCCGGCGCGGTGTTCGCGGTGGCCGGGTTGCCGCTGAACTACCGCTACGACTATTCCTTGACCCAGTACCGGCCCGGCATGGAGTCCGCCGTCCTGATCGTGGCCGCGTGCGCCCTGGTCGCCGGAATCCTGACGCTGACGCCGCGGACGAGGACGTCGACCGGTCCCGCGCTGCTGTTCGGAACCGGCCTCGCCGCACTCTTCGGGCTGCTGCGCTTCCTCGGCGAGGCGATCGCGCTCTCCCAGACCGGGGACGCCGAGCTGAAAACCGGCTACACCTTCGAACTGCTCGCCCACATCGCCTGGGTGGTCGCGGGGGCGAGCGCGCTCGCGGCGCTCCGGCGGAACCCCGCGGTCGCACTGGGCGCCGGGCCGGTGCGCGGCCGGCCGGCGTGGGCGGCGATCGGGCTCGGCGCGACGGCCGCGAGCGGCTGGATCGTCCAGCTCGTCGACCTGAACACCTACGACGCCAGTGACGCCGGCCGGGCGACCGCCTACTTCCTGCTCGGCGCTCTGCTGGCCGTGTCCGTGCCGGTCGTCGCCATGGCGCTTCGCCCGAGCCCGGTCGGCTGCGCGGTGCTGGCCACGGGGACCGCCGGGCTGCTCGGCGTGCTGGCACCGACGTTCGCCTCCGTCGTGGAGGCGAGTTCCCTGGCGCTGGGCGGGCAGCTGATCGCCGTGGGGGCCCTCGTGCTGCTGGCCGCCGACACCGTCGTCCTGACCGTCCGGGCCCGGAATCAGCCGAACGGGCGACAGTCCTGA
- a CDS encoding S8 family peptidase, whose translation MLLAAVAVLAGQVSSSGVQPDPPSWGLDRIDQRTGLDHAYHYASDASDVTIYVIDSGVDAKHPEFQGRVAPGRDFLGGGSDTSDLNGHGTRLAGIAAGKDHGVAKGAQIVPVRVLDKDGGGATDQIIAGIDWVAQNAQQPAVAVLGIGGVPNDQLDAAVKRLATVVPIAVPAGSETADASGFSPGRVPEALTVGASDAQDRPDKTSNSGQAVDLYAPGTDIPSPIAGGTGAGPESGTSMAAAFAAGVAALYRAQHPGDIPAQVDEAVIRAATPDALKGVPDGTANRLLYAPPGG comes from the coding sequence ATGCTTCTCGCGGCCGTGGCCGTGCTCGCCGGGCAGGTCTCGAGCAGCGGGGTGCAGCCCGATCCGCCCAGCTGGGGGCTGGACCGGATCGACCAGCGGACCGGTCTCGACCACGCCTACCACTACGCGAGCGACGCGTCGGACGTCACGATCTACGTGATCGACAGCGGCGTCGACGCGAAGCACCCCGAGTTCCAGGGCCGGGTCGCGCCCGGGCGGGACTTCCTCGGCGGCGGGTCCGACACGTCCGACCTCAACGGCCACGGCACCCGCCTGGCCGGCATCGCCGCGGGCAAGGACCACGGTGTCGCGAAGGGCGCGCAGATCGTGCCGGTGCGGGTGCTCGACAAAGACGGCGGCGGCGCGACCGACCAGATCATCGCGGGCATCGACTGGGTCGCGCAGAACGCCCAGCAGCCCGCCGTCGCCGTCCTCGGCATCGGCGGGGTGCCGAACGACCAGCTCGACGCCGCGGTCAAGCGGCTGGCGACGGTGGTGCCGATCGCCGTGCCCGCGGGCAGCGAGACGGCCGACGCGAGCGGCTTCTCGCCGGGCCGGGTGCCGGAGGCGCTGACGGTCGGGGCGTCCGACGCCCAGGACCGCCCGGACAAGACGTCGAACTCGGGCCAGGCCGTCGACCTGTACGCCCCGGGCACCGACATCCCGTCCCCGATCGCGGGCGGCACGGGCGCGGGCCCGGAGTCGGGCACGTCGATGGCGGCGGCGTTCGCGGCCGGCGTGGCGGCGCTGTACCGCGCCCAGCACCCCGGTGACATCCCGGCCCAGGTGGACGAGGCCGTGATCCGCGCGGCGACGCCGGACGCGCTCAAGGGAGTCCCGGACGGCACGGCCAACCGGCTGCTGTATGCGCCGCCGGGTGGCTGA